From a region of the Roseivirga sp. 4D4 genome:
- a CDS encoding amidohydrolase family protein: MRTRTYLIGLICLILLPISSAFSQIERAPARSEGEGPFKRLIIRGATLINGNGAPPTGPVDIVIEQNIIKGIFNVGYPGMPIRERDRPKANPGDQELDAEGMYVLPGLIDMHGHIGGTGQGTPSEYVFKLWLAHGITTIRDPSAGNGLKWVLEHKEKSAKNQITAPRIFAYTGFGQGSKEPISSPEMAREWVRNNAKNGADGIKFFGAAPDIMQAALEENKKLGLRSAMHHAQMDVVRWNVLNSARAGLTSMEHWYGLPEALFTDRRVQNYSLDYNYRNEQDRFGEAGQLWKQAAPPFSDHWNKVMDELIALDFTLDPTFNIYEASRDLMRAYTAEWHQQYTLPSLWDFYRPSRRSHGSYWFSWGTEQEVAWKENYKLWMTFVNEYKNRGGRVTAGSDSGFIYQLYGFGFIRELELLRESGFHPLEVIMSATLNSAEALGADDMLGTIEVGKYADFAIVEENPLQNLKVLYGTGTIQLDDNNEVIRVGGVKYTIKDGIIYDAKKLLEDVKKMVDEKKNGMTFKLTNK, from the coding sequence ATGCGAACCAGAACCTACCTCATTGGGCTTATCTGCCTGATACTTTTACCCATTTCAAGTGCATTTTCTCAAATCGAGAGGGCTCCAGCCAGATCAGAGGGAGAAGGACCTTTCAAGCGACTGATCATTAGAGGTGCTACACTCATTAATGGTAATGGTGCCCCTCCTACCGGTCCGGTAGACATTGTTATTGAGCAAAACATTATCAAAGGAATTTTCAATGTCGGCTATCCGGGCATGCCGATCAGGGAACGAGATAGGCCTAAAGCTAATCCTGGAGATCAGGAATTGGATGCAGAAGGCATGTACGTATTGCCTGGCCTTATCGATATGCATGGCCATATTGGAGGTACAGGACAAGGGACTCCATCAGAATATGTATTCAAGCTTTGGTTAGCACATGGCATCACTACCATTCGTGACCCTTCAGCCGGAAACGGACTAAAGTGGGTACTGGAACACAAAGAGAAGAGTGCTAAAAACCAGATTACTGCTCCAAGAATTTTCGCTTATACGGGCTTTGGGCAAGGCTCTAAAGAGCCTATCTCCTCACCAGAAATGGCCCGAGAGTGGGTAAGAAATAATGCTAAAAATGGAGCTGATGGCATCAAATTCTTTGGTGCAGCACCTGACATTATGCAAGCGGCACTTGAAGAGAATAAGAAACTGGGACTGCGATCAGCGATGCATCATGCACAAATGGACGTGGTCCGATGGAATGTATTGAATTCCGCAAGAGCGGGACTCACTTCCATGGAACATTGGTATGGACTTCCTGAAGCACTATTTACTGACAGGCGCGTTCAGAATTATAGCCTTGATTACAACTACCGAAACGAGCAGGATCGTTTTGGTGAGGCAGGGCAATTGTGGAAACAAGCCGCTCCTCCATTCTCGGATCACTGGAATAAGGTGATGGATGAATTGATCGCCCTTGATTTTACACTTGATCCAACGTTCAACATCTATGAAGCCAGTCGAGATCTTATGCGTGCCTACACAGCAGAATGGCATCAGCAGTACACTTTGCCATCACTTTGGGATTTCTATCGCCCAAGCCGCAGATCACATGGTTCTTATTGGTTTTCTTGGGGTACTGAACAAGAAGTGGCCTGGAAAGAGAATTATAAGCTATGGATGACCTTTGTCAATGAATACAAGAACCGAGGTGGGCGCGTTACCGCTGGATCTGATTCTGGATTCATCTACCAGCTTTATGGTTTCGGATTTATTCGAGAGCTAGAGTTACTCCGTGAATCAGGCTTTCACCCACTGGAGGTCATCATGTCCGCTACGCTCAATAGTGCTGAAGCCCTTGGTGCTGACGATATGCTGGGCACTATTGAAGTGGGTAAATATGCGGATTTCGCCATTGTGGAAGAAAATCCACTTCAGAACCTAAAAGTCCTTTACGGAACGGGAACCATCCAGTTAGACGATAACAATGAAGTGATCAGGGTGGGTGGCGTGAAATATACCATCAAGGATGGGATCATTTACGATGCCAAGAAGCTTTTAGAAGACGTCAAGAAAATGGTTGACGAGAAGAAAAATGGCATGACCTTTAAACTAACCAACAAGTAA
- a CDS encoding ABC transporter ATP-binding protein, with product MSNILEVSNLTKTYSSGTKSLTVLSDISFSIQSGDKLSIVGSSGSGKTTLLGLCAGLDRATSGSVILNGISLDNLNEDERAYVRNQHVGFVFQNFQLLPTLTALENIMVPMELRREKGIKKRALELLDRVGLGERHDHYPTQLSGGEQQRISIARAFSNNPEILFADEPTGNLDEETSEKIEHLLFELNRESGTTLVLVTHDLDLARKTDRIIRLKGGMVQHGTDELVAENG from the coding sequence ATGTCAAATATTCTGGAGGTTTCTAACCTCACCAAAACATACTCCAGCGGAACAAAATCATTAACGGTACTTTCTGACATTAGTTTTAGCATCCAAAGTGGTGATAAACTCAGCATTGTTGGATCATCAGGAAGTGGTAAAACCACCCTACTGGGTCTCTGTGCCGGATTGGATCGCGCCACTTCAGGTTCTGTCATACTGAATGGCATCTCACTGGATAATTTGAATGAGGACGAAAGGGCCTATGTTAGAAATCAGCATGTCGGGTTCGTCTTTCAGAACTTTCAGCTACTACCTACCCTTACCGCCTTGGAGAATATTATGGTACCCATGGAATTGCGCAGAGAAAAAGGTATTAAGAAAAGAGCCTTAGAACTTCTCGATCGTGTTGGACTAGGCGAAAGACATGATCATTATCCTACGCAGCTTTCTGGAGGGGAACAACAAAGGATCTCCATTGCCCGCGCCTTTTCGAACAATCCTGAGATCCTTTTTGCAGATGAACCCACGGGAAACCTTGACGAAGAGACCTCGGAGAAAATTGAACATTTACTATTTGAGCTTAACCGAGAGTCAGGCACTACACTTGTACTCGTCACACATGACTTAGATCTGGCTAGAAAAACCGATCGCATCATAAGACTCAAGGGAGGAATGGTTCAGCATGGGACAGATGAATTAGTCGCTGAGAATGGATAA
- a CDS encoding arylesterase, which translates to MKINTQLFKAGGSIVLVISLLSALYSFSIQDEKKRIVFFGDSITAGYGLSTEQAFPALIQSKLDSSKMDYQVINAGLSGETSAGGLNRIDWILKAKPDIFVLELGGNDGLRGLSLDETEKNLTIMIQKVRTRNPDVILFLSGMQIPPNLGQEYTERFRTLFAKVAKANNTELIPFLLDKVGGEPELNLPDGIHPNVEGHHIVAETVWKNLKKYLD; encoded by the coding sequence ATGAAGATTAATACACAATTGTTCAAAGCAGGTGGAAGTATAGTGCTGGTCATAAGCTTGCTAAGCGCCTTGTATTCATTTTCCATTCAGGATGAAAAAAAGCGAATTGTCTTCTTTGGTGACAGCATTACAGCGGGTTATGGCCTTTCTACAGAACAGGCATTTCCAGCTTTAATTCAGAGTAAACTTGATAGTAGTAAAATGGACTATCAGGTAATCAATGCGGGTTTAAGCGGTGAAACTTCCGCTGGTGGCTTGAATAGAATTGATTGGATATTAAAGGCGAAACCTGACATTTTCGTTTTAGAATTAGGGGGTAATGACGGATTAAGAGGACTCAGTTTGGATGAGACCGAAAAGAACCTCACCATTATGATTCAAAAAGTAAGAACCCGGAATCCAGATGTGATACTATTTCTGTCGGGCATGCAAATTCCACCTAACTTGGGACAGGAGTACACCGAAAGGTTTAGAACACTATTTGCGAAAGTTGCGAAAGCCAATAACACTGAACTGATTCCATTTCTTTTAGACAAAGTAGGTGGGGAGCCAGAGCTCAACTTGCCAGATGGGATTCATCCCAATGTAGAAGGGCACCACATTGTCGCTGAAACTGTCTGGAAAAATTTGAAGAAATACCTCGACTAG
- a CDS encoding YifB family Mg chelatase-like AAA ATPase yields MLSKGFGSAVFGVDAQIITIEVNIVDGTKFHLSGLPDNAVKESQHRIESVFKYFNYRMPRRKVVVNMAPADIRKEGSAYDLPIALGVLKSSGQITADNMEEYVIMGELALDGTLRPIKGALPIAIEARKKGFKGFILPEENANEAAIVNDLDVIGVQNLIEAKEFLDGKREIEPVIYDTREHFFENLDKYEADFAHVQGQENIKRALEIAAAGGHNAIMIGPPGAGKTMLAKRLPSILPPLSLHEALETTKIHSVAGRLGGNAQLITQRPFRSPHHTISDVALVGGGGVPQPGEISLAHNGILFLDELPEFKRTVLEVMRQPLEERKVTISRARISVEFPTNFMLIASMNPCPCGYYNHPEKECVCGSGQVQRYLNKVSGPLLDRIDLHVEVTPVSFDEMTQDRKAESSAEIRERVIKAREIQQARFSDYGIHSNAMMGSQMVKEVCQINDAGRVLLKKAMERLGLSARAYDRILKVSRTIADLSASEDIRIEHLAEAIQYRSLDREGWAR; encoded by the coding sequence ATTCTTAGCAAAGGTTTTGGAAGTGCAGTCTTCGGTGTCGATGCTCAGATCATCACCATAGAAGTAAATATTGTTGACGGCACTAAGTTTCATCTTTCAGGTCTACCCGACAACGCTGTAAAAGAAAGTCAGCATCGGATAGAATCCGTTTTCAAATACTTCAATTATCGAATGCCCCGCAGGAAGGTAGTCGTGAATATGGCCCCGGCAGACATTCGTAAAGAAGGTTCAGCCTACGACTTGCCTATAGCGCTTGGTGTGCTAAAGTCATCTGGCCAAATCACAGCTGATAATATGGAAGAGTATGTCATTATGGGTGAGCTTGCGCTTGATGGTACGCTCAGACCCATCAAAGGAGCACTTCCAATCGCGATCGAGGCACGCAAGAAAGGTTTTAAAGGCTTTATCCTTCCAGAAGAAAATGCCAATGAAGCAGCGATTGTCAATGACCTAGATGTAATCGGTGTTCAGAACTTGATTGAAGCCAAAGAATTTCTGGATGGTAAAAGAGAGATCGAGCCTGTAATTTATGACACCCGCGAACATTTCTTTGAAAACCTGGATAAGTACGAAGCTGACTTTGCCCATGTGCAAGGACAGGAAAATATTAAGCGCGCACTGGAAATCGCTGCAGCCGGTGGACACAACGCCATTATGATCGGTCCTCCTGGTGCCGGTAAGACTATGTTGGCGAAAAGGCTACCCTCCATCCTACCTCCCTTAAGTCTTCACGAAGCATTGGAAACCACAAAAATCCATTCTGTTGCTGGTAGATTAGGTGGCAATGCCCAACTTATCACGCAAAGACCTTTTCGTAGCCCGCACCATACTATTTCCGATGTTGCATTAGTTGGTGGTGGAGGCGTTCCTCAACCAGGAGAAATCTCATTGGCCCACAATGGTATTCTCTTTTTGGACGAACTTCCTGAGTTTAAAAGAACAGTCCTTGAAGTAATGCGTCAGCCCCTTGAAGAACGAAAGGTGACCATTAGTCGTGCCAGAATATCTGTAGAGTTTCCAACGAACTTCATGCTCATCGCTAGCATGAACCCCTGCCCTTGTGGCTATTACAATCATCCAGAAAAAGAATGCGTCTGCGGATCGGGTCAGGTACAACGCTACCTTAATAAGGTCAGCGGACCACTCCTGGATCGCATCGATTTACATGTTGAAGTGACACCTGTCTCTTTCGATGAAATGACTCAAGATAGAAAGGCCGAAAGCAGTGCAGAGATTAGAGAAAGAGTCATCAAAGCGCGTGAAATCCAACAAGCAAGGTTTAGTGATTATGGCATCCACTCTAATGCCATGATGGGCAGTCAAATGGTCAAGGAAGTTTGTCAAATCAACGATGCTGGAAGAGTTCTCCTTAAGAAAGCCATGGAAAGGTTGGGGCTCTCTGCTAGGGCTTACGACCGCATCCTCAAGGTCAGTCGTACAATAGCGGATTTATCGGCAAGTGAAGATATTCGTATCGAGCATCTAGCAGAAGCCATTCAGTATCGAAGTTTAGATAGAGAAGGTTGGGCCAGATAA
- a CDS encoding Crp/Fnr family transcriptional regulator — protein MYAQLQSSIQSLGNFSTEHVDQITDRIQVQELKKGDYVLKQGQICQSLYFVNSGSLRHYKDIDGYSELTINLFVEGDWVIDHHSFVGQKPSENNIQAFEDSTMLELTMHDLHELIGRSPAFFMLGKVLENAEPTKEESIKSPEEKYRTLLKNSPQIVQKFPLKYIASYLGMTPETLSRVRAKIKN, from the coding sequence ATGTACGCTCAGCTTCAATCTTCGATCCAATCTTTAGGAAACTTTTCCACAGAGCATGTTGATCAAATCACCGACCGAATTCAGGTGCAAGAACTCAAAAAGGGCGACTATGTGCTTAAACAAGGCCAAATATGCCAATCTCTATACTTTGTGAACTCCGGCAGTCTTCGGCATTACAAAGACATTGATGGATATTCAGAATTGACGATTAACCTTTTTGTCGAAGGTGATTGGGTCATCGACCATCATAGTTTTGTTGGTCAAAAACCCTCTGAGAATAACATTCAAGCCTTTGAAGATTCCACAATGCTGGAATTGACCATGCATGATTTGCATGAGCTCATCGGCAGATCTCCTGCTTTCTTTATGCTAGGGAAAGTGCTCGAAAATGCGGAACCAACCAAAGAGGAGAGCATAAAGTCTCCGGAAGAAAAGTACCGTACATTACTAAAAAACTCCCCTCAAATCGTTCAGAAGTTCCCGCTTAAATATATCGCTTCTTATTTGGGTATGACACCTGAAACACTCAGCCGTGTAAGGGCAAAAATCAAGAACTAA
- a CDS encoding DUF6249 domain-containing protein has product MDGEFAAFLFMSSMIISFAGLIFFWLLTRHKERTQLIDKGADASLFQAEPRKRNYFFTMILGVLFVCLALGIGLGFIFEGWMHDNGWLRNGSPGPYFFGIFLMLGVGFIVCFFLNRKLINKE; this is encoded by the coding sequence ATGGACGGTGAATTTGCGGCATTTCTTTTTATGTCATCTATGATAATCTCCTTTGCAGGCCTTATTTTTTTCTGGCTTTTGACACGGCATAAAGAAAGAACACAGCTAATCGATAAAGGAGCTGATGCCTCTTTATTTCAGGCTGAACCACGGAAGAGAAACTACTTCTTTACTATGATTTTAGGAGTATTATTCGTTTGCTTGGCATTAGGAATAGGTTTGGGATTTATATTCGAGGGTTGGATGCACGATAACGGTTGGTTGAGGAATGGTAGTCCTGGCCCATATTTCTTCGGTATATTCCTAATGTTGGGAGTCGGATTTATTGTATGCTTTTTCTTGAATAGAAAACTAATTAACAAAGAGTAG
- a CDS encoding RNA polymerase sigma factor yields MKQTNEQYAMELIIAKVKEGDMAAFNVLIDEYKAMAFTLAMKLMKNREDAEEVAQDAFLKAYKSIHQFEGNSKFSTWLYTIVYNTALTRLRKKKLQTTDLDFHQEENLASYSESDKEWHRLQKSERSGYIKEALELLSTEDQVVITLFYLNENSLQEICEITNWELSNVKVRLHRSRKRLLKALEQLLDTEVRSLL; encoded by the coding sequence ATGAAGCAAACAAATGAGCAATACGCTATGGAGTTAATTATCGCCAAGGTCAAAGAGGGCGATATGGCTGCATTTAATGTGCTCATTGATGAATATAAAGCTATGGCATTCACCTTGGCCATGAAGCTGATGAAAAATCGGGAAGATGCAGAGGAAGTTGCCCAAGATGCATTTCTGAAGGCATACAAGAGCATTCATCAGTTCGAAGGAAATTCAAAGTTCTCAACTTGGCTTTATACCATCGTTTATAATACCGCGCTGACAAGGTTGCGCAAGAAGAAATTACAGACTACCGATCTGGACTTTCATCAAGAGGAAAACCTGGCTTCCTACAGCGAGTCGGACAAAGAATGGCACCGATTACAAAAGTCCGAGCGATCGGGGTATATAAAGGAGGCTTTAGAGTTGCTGTCAACTGAAGACCAGGTAGTGATCACGCTGTTTTACCTAAACGAGAATTCGCTTCAGGAAATCTGCGAAATCACTAATTGGGAATTATCTAATGTAAAAGTTAGATTGCATCGTTCCAGAAAACGTCTTTTGAAGGCTTTAGAGCAATTATTAGACACTGAGGTTAGATCATTATTATGA
- a CDS encoding carboxypeptidase-like regulatory domain-containing protein: protein MKRLFTICMLLLVTGVVHAQNRPDFYLKGQLLDSASKRPMAFASVLVLNKNKGIASSADGKFEIPVSIGDSIKISSVGYADYTFLVTSEMRVSGYVKTIEMTEEALALDDFRIYQMSDNFYLRRKVLDTLDPPVKGVNVLGMPVIGPPSKFVPQESGDVTLLSIPIFQEISKNPKQARIIRKMEEAETFQTQRQKEREKYFNKKLVKRVTRIDDRVIDEFMEFCNFLDGEILGRSELDITKKILIKYQAFLRR from the coding sequence ATGAAGCGATTGTTCACCATATGCATGTTACTGCTTGTGACAGGCGTAGTCCACGCACAAAATCGACCTGATTTTTATCTAAAAGGTCAATTGCTCGACTCTGCTTCGAAAAGACCCATGGCTTTTGCCAGCGTATTGGTACTCAATAAGAACAAGGGCATCGCTTCAAGCGCTGATGGTAAATTCGAGATACCAGTCAGTATTGGCGATTCTATCAAAATTTCTTCTGTGGGATATGCTGATTACACCTTTCTGGTAACTAGCGAAATGCGAGTGTCTGGTTATGTTAAAACTATCGAAATGACCGAGGAGGCATTGGCATTAGACGATTTCAGAATTTATCAGATGTCCGATAATTTCTATTTACGGAGAAAGGTTTTAGACACACTTGACCCTCCTGTAAAAGGGGTAAATGTACTTGGCATGCCGGTCATTGGCCCTCCCAGCAAATTTGTTCCTCAAGAAAGTGGGGATGTCACGCTACTGTCCATACCTATTTTTCAAGAGATCAGTAAAAATCCAAAGCAAGCGAGGATCATTCGAAAAATGGAAGAGGCTGAGACTTTTCAAACCCAAAGACAAAAGGAACGGGAAAAGTACTTCAACAAAAAGCTCGTTAAAAGGGTCACTCGAATTGACGATAGGGTGATCGATGAGTTTATGGAGTTTTGCAACTTCCTGGATGGTGAGATCTTGGGAAGGAGTGAACTTGATATCACCAAAAAAATCCTCATTAAGTATCAGGCTTTTCTCAGGCGCTAG
- a CDS encoding tetratricopeptide repeat protein, producing the protein MKHQLVLGLALCICLSCGEKQGNETYVADSVQATSLLGKDLTIPERSEAQAKRLNDNLAEAQENFDKEATEMNTIWLGRRHAYLYDYKKAIAVFTEGIAAYPNSHKLYRHRGHRYISVRQFDKAIADYEKAYELMPKDQMDIEPDGSPNKLNIPLSNTQFNILYHYGLAHYLKGDFEKAEAIYKECLDYSDNPDLIVATTDWLYMTLRRQGKEDEAAQLLTTIDGTMEIIENDSYLKRLMMYKGKASPDDLLQATGDDVALSLATQGYGVGNWYLYQNDTTKAREIFQNVLNGSSWSAFGYIASEVDFANLR; encoded by the coding sequence ATGAAGCATCAACTGGTATTAGGACTAGCACTTTGCATCTGCCTTTCTTGTGGCGAAAAGCAGGGAAATGAAACCTATGTTGCGGATTCCGTGCAGGCAACTTCTTTACTCGGGAAGGATCTGACCATACCCGAAAGAAGCGAGGCACAAGCGAAGCGATTAAATGACAACCTTGCTGAAGCTCAGGAAAACTTCGATAAGGAGGCTACAGAAATGAACACCATCTGGCTTGGGCGAAGGCATGCCTATCTGTACGACTATAAGAAGGCTATTGCAGTGTTTACTGAAGGCATCGCAGCTTATCCTAACTCCCATAAACTATATCGGCATAGAGGTCATCGATACATCAGCGTCCGACAGTTTGATAAAGCCATCGCTGATTATGAGAAAGCCTACGAGCTAATGCCAAAAGATCAAATGGACATAGAACCAGATGGGTCACCCAATAAGTTGAATATCCCCCTTTCCAATACCCAATTTAATATTCTTTACCACTATGGATTAGCCCATTATCTGAAAGGTGATTTTGAAAAAGCTGAGGCCATTTATAAAGAGTGCTTAGACTACTCCGACAATCCTGATCTTATTGTTGCCACCACCGATTGGCTCTACATGACTTTGAGAAGACAAGGTAAGGAAGATGAGGCAGCACAGTTACTGACTACTATAGATGGCACCATGGAGATCATAGAGAATGATAGCTATCTGAAAAGGCTTATGATGTACAAAGGCAAGGCCTCCCCTGATGACTTATTGCAGGCTACTGGAGATGACGTGGCACTTAGCTTAGCTACTCAGGGTTACGGTGTGGGAAATTGGTACTTGTATCAAAATGACACTACTAAAGCACGAGAAATCTTTCAGAATGTACTTAATGGGAGTTCTTGGTCGGCCTTTGGCTATATAGCATCAGAGGTTGACTTTGCTAACTTAAGGTAA
- a CDS encoding ABC transporter permease, whose protein sequence is MDKKISVPDQKVAWRWIFLMAWRDARKSKSRLFLFISSIVIGIAALVAINSFSDNLQSDINSQANELLGADLELASNDSSFRYPVIEAMDHTVSYENSFASMIFFPKNQESRLVDVRALEGSFPYYGKIETEPVDAESTFRDGSPKALVDQSVMVQYNVQVGDSIRIGRVMFKIEGSLISSPSQSIGATLVAPAVYIPMDYLDDTELIQKGSRVYYRRFYKFNDPPSDFDIDEQIRTDSDSLRAAKISSETIRERKEETGDTFEDLADFLNLVAFVALLLGCVGVASAVHIYIKEKIRLVAILRCLGASGRDAFYIYLTQIGLLGLIGSILGAIAGTFIQTVLPKVFADFLPVDVTIALSWTSILGGVLTGLFVSILFALSPLISVRRASPLITLRGIQEGGRLKLDRAQWIIYLCIFLFIIGFAFTQIGSLNDSLVFTVFIGLAFGFLALIAKISMWLVKKFFPDAWSYVWRQSLANLHRPNNQTLVLISSIGLGTALITTLYFIQTLLINEVEITTNNDRPNLMIFDIQSHQVDAINDRAKARGLPILQSVPIVTMRLSSVNGITYKQALEDTSINLRGGMFRREWRVTYRDSLIDSEELVSGSLTFPKDAPEHIQKQFEDMPFVSLEDDYVKRNNLELMDTLVWDVQGVPVATRLGSTREIDWQRVQTNFLALFPTGVLEQAPQFHVLITRVKSTEEGALFQREIVKDYPNVSVIDVGLILNTLDDILDKIAFVIRFMALFSIITGLLVLISSVILSKFQRIKESVLLRTMGGSRRQILSINSLEYFFLGSLASLSGILLAMLGSWGLAFYSFDSTFVPNLLPIVLVYVIITGLTIIIGLLNSRGIISKPPLEVLRNEIQ, encoded by the coding sequence ATGGATAAGAAGATATCGGTACCCGATCAAAAAGTCGCTTGGCGTTGGATCTTTCTTATGGCATGGAGGGATGCTCGCAAAAGTAAATCTCGTCTATTCCTGTTCATTTCATCTATCGTCATTGGCATAGCCGCACTGGTTGCGATCAACTCCTTTAGCGATAACCTTCAGTCTGATATCAACAGCCAAGCTAACGAGCTCTTGGGCGCTGATTTGGAACTGGCCAGTAATGATTCCTCTTTCAGATACCCTGTGATCGAAGCGATGGATCATACTGTATCGTATGAAAACAGCTTTGCCTCGATGATTTTCTTTCCAAAAAATCAGGAAAGCAGGCTCGTTGATGTAAGAGCACTCGAGGGAAGTTTCCCCTACTATGGCAAAATAGAGACAGAGCCGGTAGATGCCGAATCTACTTTCCGCGATGGCAGCCCGAAGGCTTTGGTAGACCAAAGCGTCATGGTACAGTATAATGTACAGGTGGGTGATTCAATAAGAATAGGTCGCGTGATGTTCAAGATTGAGGGATCATTGATTAGCTCTCCTTCCCAATCCATTGGCGCTACACTCGTTGCTCCGGCAGTATACATTCCGATGGACTACTTGGATGATACCGAATTGATCCAAAAGGGAAGTCGTGTTTATTATCGAAGGTTCTATAAGTTTAATGATCCACCCAGCGACTTCGATATTGACGAGCAGATTCGCACAGATAGTGACTCATTGCGTGCTGCCAAAATCAGTAGCGAAACCATTAGGGAACGGAAAGAAGAAACAGGTGATACCTTCGAAGACCTGGCGGATTTCTTAAACCTTGTTGCCTTTGTAGCCCTATTACTGGGTTGTGTGGGAGTTGCTAGTGCAGTCCACATTTACATCAAGGAAAAAATTCGGTTGGTTGCGATTTTGAGATGTCTGGGGGCAAGCGGTCGCGATGCCTTCTATATCTATCTCACTCAAATAGGACTCCTTGGACTGATTGGGTCCATATTGGGTGCCATTGCGGGTACATTCATCCAAACTGTATTGCCTAAAGTCTTTGCAGATTTTCTACCTGTAGATGTGACCATAGCCTTGTCATGGACCTCTATCTTGGGAGGTGTCTTAACTGGCTTGTTTGTCTCGATTCTCTTTGCTTTATCACCACTGATTTCGGTCAGAAGGGCCTCTCCACTCATTACCCTCAGGGGTATACAAGAGGGTGGTAGACTCAAGCTGGACCGGGCACAATGGATAATCTATTTATGCATTTTCCTATTCATCATCGGTTTTGCCTTTACACAAATTGGCTCACTAAACGATAGCCTGGTATTTACAGTATTCATCGGCTTGGCCTTTGGCTTTTTGGCACTGATTGCGAAAATCAGCATGTGGTTGGTGAAGAAGTTCTTCCCCGATGCTTGGAGTTATGTTTGGAGACAAAGTCTGGCAAATCTCCATAGACCCAACAACCAGACCTTGGTGTTGATCTCATCGATTGGCTTAGGAACAGCCTTGATTACTACGCTTTACTTTATTCAAACACTTCTGATCAACGAAGTAGAAATAACAACGAATAATGATCGGCCTAACCTGATGATCTTTGATATTCAAAGCCATCAGGTAGATGCCATTAATGATAGAGCCAAGGCCAGAGGTCTACCCATATTACAGAGCGTACCGATCGTTACCATGAGGCTGAGTTCGGTAAATGGTATCACTTATAAACAGGCATTAGAAGACACCTCCATCAACTTACGAGGCGGTATGTTCAGGAGAGAATGGCGGGTTACGTATCGCGATAGCCTAATTGATTCAGAGGAGTTAGTTAGTGGGTCACTGACATTTCCAAAAGATGCACCTGAGCACATTCAAAAGCAATTCGAAGATATGCCATTTGTAAGTCTCGAAGATGATTACGTAAAACGTAATAACCTCGAACTAATGGATACTTTGGTGTGGGACGTTCAAGGGGTTCCAGTTGCCACGAGACTAGGCAGTACACGTGAAATTGATTGGCAGCGTGTTCAAACCAACTTTTTAGCCCTCTTCCCAACAGGCGTTTTGGAACAAGCTCCTCAATTTCATGTATTGATTACAAGGGTAAAGAGCACCGAAGAAGGCGCACTTTTTCAAAGAGAAATTGTAAAGGATTATCCCAATGTTTCGGTCATTGATGTTGGCCTAATTCTTAATACGTTGGATGATATTCTCGACAAAATCGCCTTTGTCATTCGTTTTATGGCCCTATTTAGCATCATAACGGGATTATTAGTATTGATCAGCTCGGTAATCCTATCCAAGTTTCAGCGAATCAAAGAAAGCGTCCTCTTACGCACCATGGGAGGCAGTAGGAGACAAATATTAAGTATTAATAGCCTGGAGTATTTCTTCCTAGGAAGTCTCGCATCCCTTTCAGGAATTCTCCTAGCCATGCTGGGCAGTTGGGGGTTGGCCTTTTATTCTTTCGATTCGACATTTGTTCCTAATCTCCTACCGATCGTATTGGTGTACGTCATTATTACTGGCCTCACGATTATCATAGGCCTGCTGAATAGTAGAGGAATTATAAGTAAGCCTCCATTAGAGGTACTCAGGAATGAAATTCAGTAG